One window of Microbacterium sp. 1S1 genomic DNA carries:
- a CDS encoding heavy metal translocating P-type ATPase, with the protein MSQHDEHTDHTAHRNHTAAATTEHDHGAMSHDHAAPHEDTGHGGHEDHAGHGGHGGHGDHVGQFRRLFWIMLLLAVPVVGFSTMFSMILGYPLPDAAWVAWVSPALGTVMYVWGGAPFLTGAVGELRARKPGMMLLIALAITVAFLASWGASIGLLHHELDFWWELALLIVIMLLGHWIEMRSLAQTTSALDSLAALLPDEAEKVDGDTTVTVAPADLQVGDVVVVRPGGRVPADGRIVQGSASMDESMITGESRPVRRSDGDPVIAGTVATDSGVRVEITAIGEDTALAGIQKLVTEAQSSSSRAQRLADEAAGWLFWFALGAAAITAIVWTLVGQPEAAVIRTITVLVIACPHALGLAIPLVVSIATERAARGGVLIKDRLALESMRTVDTILFDKTGTLTKGTPAVTAIDPVTGADADQLLAWAAAAEADSEHPLARAIVNAAKEKNLTVPQSTDFESSPAVGVRARVDGHVVQVGGPYMLEQEHAVELPVADEWRGEGAIILHVLVDGQVMGALRLADEIRSESRHAVDALHERGVQVVMITGDADAVAASVAGELGIDRYFAGVRPEDKASKVKELQHEGRKVAMVGDGVNDAPALAQADVGIAIGAGTDVAIASAGVILASDDPRSVISVIELSRASYRKMKQNLWWAAGYNLLSVPLAAGVLAPVGFVLPMSVGAVLMSLSTIVVALNAQLLRRLNLSPDAVVDK; encoded by the coding sequence ATGAGCCAGCACGACGAACACACCGATCACACCGCGCACCGCAACCACACGGCGGCGGCAACGACGGAGCACGACCATGGGGCGATGAGCCACGATCACGCTGCACCGCACGAAGACACCGGGCACGGCGGCCACGAAGATCACGCCGGTCACGGCGGGCATGGCGGCCACGGGGATCATGTGGGGCAGTTCCGGCGCCTGTTCTGGATCATGCTGCTCCTCGCCGTGCCGGTGGTCGGATTCTCGACGATGTTCTCGATGATCCTGGGGTACCCGCTGCCGGACGCGGCGTGGGTCGCGTGGGTGTCACCGGCTCTCGGAACGGTGATGTACGTGTGGGGCGGTGCCCCGTTCCTGACCGGTGCGGTCGGTGAACTTCGTGCCCGCAAACCGGGGATGATGCTGCTGATCGCCCTCGCGATCACCGTGGCGTTCCTCGCCTCCTGGGGGGCGAGCATCGGGCTGCTGCACCACGAGCTGGATTTCTGGTGGGAGCTGGCGCTGCTGATCGTGATCATGCTGCTCGGCCACTGGATCGAGATGCGTTCCCTCGCCCAGACGACGTCGGCGTTGGATTCCCTCGCCGCATTGCTGCCCGACGAGGCGGAGAAGGTCGACGGAGACACCACTGTCACCGTCGCACCGGCTGATCTGCAGGTCGGAGACGTGGTGGTGGTGCGTCCGGGCGGGCGGGTCCCCGCGGATGGGCGGATCGTGCAGGGTTCGGCCAGCATGGACGAGTCGATGATCACCGGAGAGTCTCGGCCGGTGCGCCGCAGCGATGGTGACCCGGTAATCGCTGGAACCGTAGCCACCGATTCCGGGGTGCGGGTAGAGATCACCGCCATTGGTGAAGACACCGCACTCGCGGGCATCCAGAAACTGGTCACGGAGGCGCAGAGTTCATCGTCGCGGGCGCAACGACTCGCGGATGAGGCAGCGGGGTGGCTGTTCTGGTTCGCGCTCGGCGCTGCCGCGATCACCGCGATTGTGTGGACTCTCGTCGGCCAGCCCGAGGCAGCCGTGATCCGCACCATCACCGTGCTGGTCATCGCCTGCCCGCACGCGCTGGGTCTCGCGATCCCACTGGTCGTGTCGATAGCGACCGAACGCGCCGCCCGTGGAGGTGTGCTGATCAAGGATCGTCTCGCCCTGGAGAGCATGCGCACCGTCGACACGATCCTGTTCGACAAGACCGGCACGCTCACCAAGGGCACCCCCGCCGTGACCGCGATCGATCCCGTCACAGGGGCCGACGCCGATCAGCTGCTCGCGTGGGCGGCGGCCGCGGAAGCGGACTCCGAGCACCCCCTCGCCCGTGCGATCGTCAACGCAGCGAAAGAGAAGAACCTCACCGTTCCGCAATCGACCGATTTTGAATCCTCCCCCGCCGTGGGGGTGCGTGCCCGTGTCGACGGACACGTCGTGCAGGTCGGCGGCCCGTACATGCTCGAGCAAGAACACGCCGTTGAGCTGCCGGTTGCCGACGAGTGGCGCGGTGAGGGTGCGATCATCCTCCACGTGCTCGTTGACGGTCAGGTGATGGGCGCGCTGCGCCTGGCGGATGAGATCCGGTCCGAGTCGCGTCACGCGGTCGATGCGCTCCACGAACGGGGCGTGCAGGTGGTGATGATCACCGGTGACGCCGATGCGGTCGCCGCGTCCGTCGCCGGCGAGCTGGGTATCGACCGGTACTTCGCCGGGGTCCGTCCGGAGGACAAGGCCTCCAAGGTGAAAGAACTGCAACACGAAGGCCGCAAGGTCGCGATGGTCGGTGACGGCGTGAACGACGCCCCCGCCCTCGCCCAGGCGGACGTGGGGATTGCGATCGGTGCCGGAACGGACGTCGCGATTGCCTCAGCGGGTGTCATCCTCGCCAGCGACGACCCTCGATCGGTGATCTCCGTGATTGAGCTGTCGCGGGCGAGTTACCGGAAGATGAAACAGAACCTCTGGTGGGCCGCCGGGTACAACCTGCTCTCCGTCCCCCTCGCGGCCGGTGTGCTCGCCCCCGTCGGATTCGTGTTGCCGATGTCCGTCGGTGCGGTGCTGATGTCACTGTCCACGATCGTTGTCGCGCTGAATGCGCAGTTGCTGCGACGGCTGAACCTCAGCCCGGACGCCGTCGTCGACAAGTAG
- a CDS encoding heavy-metal-associated domain-containing protein: MTDRIELRLTDANAGCACCAAPSNTETAVHDDSAVTSEVLVDGMTCSHCASSVSEELGAVDGVESVTVDLNAGGTSRVTIRSTAPVDPAAVKAAVEEAGYALATSQP, from the coding sequence ATGACTGATCGCATCGAGCTGAGACTGACGGATGCGAACGCTGGTTGCGCATGCTGCGCTGCCCCATCGAACACAGAGACAGCCGTCCACGACGATTCTGCGGTCACATCGGAGGTGCTCGTCGACGGGATGACATGCTCGCATTGCGCATCGAGCGTCAGTGAGGAGCTGGGCGCTGTCGACGGTGTCGAGTCCGTCACCGTGGATCTCAACGCGGGTGGCACCTCCCGGGTGACCATCCGCAGCACCGCCCCGGTTGACCCCGCCGCTGTGAAGGCTGCGGTGGAGGAGGCCGGCTACGCTCTCGCGACCAGCCAGCCCTGA
- a CDS encoding metal-sensitive transcriptional regulator, producing MNGYDGSKDDLRKRLNRVEGQVRGISRMVDEDKYCIDILTQVSAATKALETVALSLLSDHLSHCVAQASAEGGDFAAEKVREANEAIARLVRS from the coding sequence ATGAACGGGTACGACGGAAGCAAGGACGACCTGCGCAAGCGGTTGAATCGCGTCGAAGGCCAGGTGCGGGGGATCTCCCGGATGGTTGATGAGGACAAGTACTGCATCGACATCCTTACGCAGGTCTCTGCGGCGACGAAGGCCCTGGAGACGGTGGCGTTGTCGTTGCTGAGCGATCATCTGAGTCACTGCGTCGCTCAGGCAAGTGCTGAGGGTGGCGACTTCGCAGCGGAGAAGGTTCGTGAGGCCAACGAAGCCATCGCCCGCCTGGTTCGTTCATGA
- a CDS encoding DUF305 domain-containing protein — protein sequence MTSQHADNGSRPPAGHSQGKNQGGMSSYLKLAVSLSLSFVVMYFLTFAMINVLDDLFLNISNLYMALMMVFPMGIIMVIVMWKMFPNKAANISLLVGFAALFLVAFFMGRSEAFVGNDQFLRSMIPHHSRAILVCEQSDISDPEIQDLCEQIISSQQEEIDQMNEILDRLDD from the coding sequence ATGACAAGCCAGCACGCCGACAACGGTTCACGCCCGCCGGCCGGCCACTCCCAGGGGAAGAATCAGGGCGGGATGTCGAGCTACCTTAAGCTCGCCGTCTCGCTATCGCTCAGCTTCGTTGTGATGTACTTCCTCACGTTTGCGATGATCAACGTCCTGGACGATCTCTTCCTCAACATCAGCAACCTCTACATGGCACTGATGATGGTCTTCCCCATGGGCATCATCATGGTCATCGTCATGTGGAAGATGTTCCCGAACAAGGCCGCGAACATCAGCTTGCTCGTAGGTTTCGCCGCGCTTTTCCTTGTCGCCTTCTTCATGGGACGCTCGGAAGCGTTCGTCGGTAACGACCAGTTCCTCCGTTCCATGATCCCGCATCACTCTCGAGCGATTCTGGTGTGTGAGCAATCAGACATCAGCGACCCGGAGATCCAAGATCTCTGTGAGCAGATCATCTCGTCACAGCAGGAAGAGATCGACCAGATGAATGAGATTCTCGACCGTCTCGACGATTAG
- a CDS encoding ArsR/SmtB family transcription factor, translating into MLTISSRLDVMNRLGRAMADPTRSRILMSLLGGPSYPAVLSRELELTRSNVSNHLTCLRDCGIVVAEPEGRQTRYEIADPHLTAALVALVDVTLAVDEHAPCVDSACTVAGCCGTGADA; encoded by the coding sequence GTGCTGACTATTTCCTCACGCCTCGATGTCATGAACCGGCTCGGCCGGGCCATGGCCGATCCCACGCGTTCCCGAATCCTAATGTCTCTGCTCGGTGGACCGAGCTACCCGGCTGTGCTCTCTCGTGAGCTGGAGCTGACGCGTTCGAACGTGTCGAACCATCTCACCTGCCTGCGTGACTGCGGGATTGTCGTTGCCGAGCCGGAGGGTCGCCAGACTCGTTACGAGATCGCCGACCCGCATCTTACGGCTGCGCTCGTCGCGCTCGTGGACGTGACGCTGGCGGTCGATGAGCACGCGCCGTGCGTGGACTCTGCGTGCACGGTGGCTGGCTGCTGTGGGACGGGGGCGGACGCGTGA
- a CDS encoding heavy metal translocating P-type ATPase: MSAACGCEHEPAQPATAAEDETEEVVRPWWRDRGIMVPVFSGVAFLAGLILEWSGLEIPALVLFWAGLLLGASTFTPGAIRKLFKGKLGIGLLMTISAIGAVILGYVEEAAALAFLYSIAEALEDKAMDRARGGLRALLKLVPETATVLQNGVSAQVPARELTVGQVMVVRPGERIATDGIVRSGRSSLDTSAITGESIPVEVEPGDAVSAGAINSAGALEVETTAAGTDNSLTTIVELVEKAQTEKGERARLADRIARPLVPGVLILAALVAIIGSLLGDPEVWITRALVVLVAASPCALAISVPLTVVAAIGAASKFGVIIKSGAVFERFGTVRHVAVDKTGTLTRNEPAVTAVLTANGVTETQALAWAAALEQHSTHPLASAITAAAPGTPAAADVTEQAGHGIDGTVGGSRITVGSPRWLDAGDLGKQVAELEEQGMTVVIVHRDGTPVAAIGVRDELRPEVPEVVRTLTNQGAGVTMLTGDNARTARALAAQAGISNVRAELRPEDKATAIGELSKAGPVAMIGDGINDAPALAGADIGIAMGATGSDAAIESADVAFTGHDLRLIPRAFDHARRGRRIINQNIILSLLIITALLPLALFGVLGLAAVVLVHEVAEVIVILNGLRAARTRTPRLES; this comes from the coding sequence GTGAGCGCGGCGTGTGGCTGCGAGCACGAGCCTGCCCAGCCTGCCACTGCGGCGGAGGATGAGACCGAAGAGGTTGTGCGGCCCTGGTGGAGGGACCGTGGGATTATGGTGCCGGTCTTCTCCGGTGTCGCATTCCTGGCCGGTCTGATCCTTGAATGGTCCGGCCTCGAGATCCCGGCGCTGGTGTTGTTCTGGGCCGGTCTGCTCCTCGGTGCGTCGACGTTCACGCCCGGCGCGATCCGGAAACTGTTCAAGGGCAAGCTCGGTATCGGGCTGCTGATGACGATCAGCGCGATCGGCGCGGTCATCCTCGGCTACGTGGAGGAGGCTGCGGCTCTGGCGTTCTTGTACTCGATTGCTGAGGCGCTCGAGGACAAGGCGATGGACCGTGCCCGGGGCGGGCTGAGGGCGCTGCTGAAGCTCGTGCCGGAGACAGCGACCGTGCTGCAGAACGGCGTCTCTGCGCAGGTGCCCGCGAGAGAGCTGACGGTCGGCCAGGTCATGGTGGTCCGTCCCGGCGAGCGGATCGCAACCGACGGGATCGTCCGTTCTGGCCGCTCCAGCCTGGACACCTCGGCGATCACCGGGGAGTCGATCCCCGTCGAGGTCGAGCCCGGCGATGCGGTGTCGGCCGGTGCGATCAACAGCGCCGGCGCGCTGGAGGTCGAAACGACCGCTGCGGGCACCGACAACTCGCTCACCACGATCGTGGAGCTGGTCGAGAAGGCGCAGACCGAGAAGGGCGAGCGTGCACGTCTCGCGGACAGGATCGCCCGCCCGCTCGTACCCGGCGTTCTGATCCTCGCAGCGCTCGTCGCGATCATCGGGTCGCTGCTGGGCGATCCAGAGGTGTGGATCACCCGCGCGCTTGTCGTGCTGGTCGCCGCTTCTCCGTGTGCGCTGGCGATCTCGGTGCCGCTGACGGTCGTCGCCGCGATCGGCGCAGCAAGCAAGTTCGGCGTGATCATCAAGTCCGGCGCCGTCTTCGAGCGCTTCGGCACGGTCCGCCACGTCGCGGTCGACAAGACCGGCACCCTCACCCGCAACGAACCTGCGGTCACCGCGGTGCTCACTGCGAACGGCGTGACCGAGACACAGGCGCTGGCCTGGGCGGCCGCACTGGAGCAGCACAGCACGCATCCCCTTGCCTCTGCGATCACCGCCGCGGCCCCGGGCACACCGGCAGCTGCAGATGTGACCGAGCAGGCCGGGCACGGCATCGACGGCACTGTCGGCGGATCGAGAATCACCGTCGGCAGTCCTCGCTGGCTGGACGCGGGCGACCTCGGGAAGCAGGTCGCGGAGTTGGAGGAGCAGGGCATGACCGTCGTGATCGTCCACCGCGATGGAACCCCCGTCGCCGCGATCGGCGTCCGCGACGAACTGCGCCCTGAAGTCCCCGAGGTAGTCCGGACGCTCACCAACCAAGGCGCCGGCGTGACGATGCTCACCGGAGACAACGCCCGCACCGCTCGTGCACTGGCCGCGCAGGCCGGGATCAGCAACGTGCGCGCGGAACTGCGTCCCGAGGATAAGGCAACCGCGATCGGCGAGCTGTCAAAGGCGGGGCCGGTCGCGATGATCGGCGACGGAATCAACGACGCACCGGCCCTCGCTGGCGCAGACATCGGTATCGCGATGGGCGCCACCGGCTCCGACGCGGCAATCGAATCCGCCGACGTGGCCTTCACCGGCCATGATCTGCGCCTCATCCCGCGAGCGTTCGATCACGCCCGCCGCGGTCGACGGATCATCAACCAGAACATCATCCTGTCGCTGCTGATCATCACTGCACTGCTCCCGCTCGCGCTCTTCGGCGTCCTGGGGCTCGCGGCCGTCGTCCTGGTCCACGAGGTCGCGGAGGTCATCGTGATCCTCAACGGTCTGCGCGCCGCACGCACCCGCACGCCACGACTGGAAAGCTGA
- a CDS encoding cadmium resistance transporter — protein sequence MLATIGSAIGLFAATNIDDIVVLTVLFLASSRGKPRPWQIVAGQYLGFITLVVISVIAALGLTIVPDEWVGFLGLIPLGIGIWTLIRGLRRNSDDDDDDSKITAVGLWGVAGITIANGADNISLYTPIFRTSAPSDVAIMIVVFLILVAVWCAAGRLIGTNKAVTEGLERVEHWLVPAVFIGLGLFILIESGVIVRLIEVLA from the coding sequence ATGCTCGCAACTATCGGTTCAGCGATCGGCCTGTTCGCGGCAACCAACATCGACGACATTGTCGTGCTCACCGTGCTGTTCCTGGCTTCCAGTCGAGGGAAGCCCCGGCCGTGGCAGATCGTCGCGGGCCAGTATCTCGGGTTCATCACCCTCGTCGTGATCAGCGTGATCGCCGCTCTCGGTCTCACCATCGTTCCGGACGAATGGGTCGGTTTCCTGGGTCTGATCCCGCTCGGCATCGGCATCTGGACGCTCATTCGCGGCCTGCGCCGTAACAGCGATGACGATGATGACGACTCCAAGATCACCGCGGTCGGACTATGGGGCGTCGCAGGGATCACGATCGCCAACGGGGCCGACAACATCTCCCTCTACACGCCGATCTTCCGCACCAGCGCCCCCAGCGACGTCGCGATCATGATCGTCGTATTCCTGATCCTCGTCGCGGTCTGGTGCGCGGCCGGCCGGCTGATCGGCACCAACAAGGCTGTTACCGAGGGGCTGGAGCGCGTCGAGCACTGGCTCGTACCGGCCGTGTTCATCGGCCTGGGCCTGTTCATCCTGATCGAATCTGGGGTCATCGTCCGTCTGATCGAGGTGCTCGCATGA
- a CDS encoding signal peptidase II — MTSSQSEAHPPAARKLSSTRRRQLTGGALLIAVVVVLIDQGTKVWAEATLTDRERIPLIGDLLGLQLAYNPGAAFSFGEGFTWVFALLAVAATVTAIVFAFRVQRVRWAIVIGALGGASASHAGDRLFRDPGFARGHVVDFLAYGNWFIGNIADIVIFAAAITGAVFMIRAGDESTE, encoded by the coding sequence ATGACCTCCTCCCAGTCAGAGGCTCATCCGCCCGCTGCGCGCAAGCTGTCGTCGACCCGGCGGCGGCAGCTCACTGGTGGAGCGCTCTTGATCGCCGTGGTCGTCGTGCTGATCGATCAGGGAACCAAGGTGTGGGCCGAAGCGACCCTCACCGACCGTGAGCGCATCCCGCTGATCGGTGACCTGCTGGGTTTGCAGCTCGCCTATAACCCCGGAGCGGCATTCTCCTTCGGGGAAGGCTTCACCTGGGTGTTCGCGCTGCTCGCTGTCGCCGCCACGGTCACAGCGATCGTGTTCGCGTTCCGAGTGCAACGCGTGAGATGGGCGATCGTCATCGGCGCGCTCGGCGGCGCTTCCGCCTCACACGCAGGCGACCGCCTTTTCCGGGACCCCGGATTCGCCCGTGGTCACGTCGTGGACTTCCTCGCCTACGGAAACTGGTTCATCGGCAACATCGCCGACATCGTAATCTTCGCCGCAGCGATCACCGGAGCAGTTTTCATGATCCGCGCCGGGGATGAGAGCACCGAGTGA
- a CDS encoding ArsR/SmtB family transcription factor translates to MVAQTELSEAEVDRVFHALATSTRRDILRRTIEREQSVSTLASEYEMSFAAVQKHVAVLEAANLIVKRAEGRERLVRANPEMIARARALLARYEELWRSRIARLDDLLAEPSPPAGKRPAPTDPTSSQRNESQGD, encoded by the coding sequence ATGGTTGCACAAACGGAGTTGAGTGAAGCGGAGGTCGACCGTGTGTTCCATGCACTGGCGACGTCGACCCGGCGGGACATCCTGCGCCGGACGATCGAGCGGGAGCAGTCCGTCTCGACCCTCGCCTCCGAGTACGAGATGTCGTTCGCCGCGGTCCAGAAGCACGTGGCCGTGCTCGAGGCCGCGAACCTCATCGTCAAGCGCGCCGAGGGACGCGAGCGGCTCGTCCGCGCGAACCCCGAGATGATCGCCCGCGCCAGGGCGCTCCTCGCCCGATACGAAGAGCTGTGGCGGTCGCGCATCGCCCGGCTCGACGATCTCCTGGCCGAGCCGTCCCCGCCCGCGGGGAAGCGACCGGCCCCGACCGACCCCACCAGCAGTCAACGCAACGAATCGCAAGGAGACTGA
- a CDS encoding SRPBCC family protein — protein MPVTDIITDAENLTMTVVADLAAPVERVWAAYTDPQQLERFWGPPGWPATFTQWDHTVGGRAVYTMNGPRGEKASGTWEFLEIDAPRSFTVLDSFADEDGTPDANLPSMRMTFTFEPTAEGTRMVNTSHFASAEALEQVVAMGAVEGTRMAMAQLDAVLQDLRDYAQGKGTRVELLDDTHVRITRLVEGPRELVWRAHFEPDLIRQWMLGPDGWEMTECVSATEVGQSYRNSWAPVGDTEGEPFGFEGEALLIDAPKRAVTTERMQGMPTETLNDLNLYEEDAATLVTVLIEYPDKETRDMILATGMADGMEASFARLERQLLSV, from the coding sequence ATGCCTGTCACGGACATCATCACGGATGCCGAGAACCTCACCATGACCGTGGTCGCCGACCTCGCGGCTCCCGTAGAGCGCGTCTGGGCCGCGTACACCGACCCGCAGCAGCTCGAGCGGTTCTGGGGCCCTCCCGGCTGGCCGGCCACCTTCACCCAGTGGGACCACACCGTCGGCGGCCGGGCCGTCTACACGATGAACGGTCCGCGTGGGGAGAAGGCCTCCGGCACCTGGGAATTCCTGGAGATCGACGCGCCCCGCAGCTTCACGGTGCTCGATTCCTTCGCCGACGAGGACGGCACGCCGGATGCGAACCTCCCCTCCATGCGCATGACCTTCACGTTCGAGCCGACGGCCGAGGGCACGCGCATGGTCAACACGAGCCACTTCGCCTCGGCCGAGGCGCTCGAGCAGGTCGTCGCGATGGGCGCCGTGGAGGGCACCCGCATGGCGATGGCCCAGCTCGACGCGGTGCTGCAGGACCTCCGCGACTACGCGCAGGGCAAGGGCACGCGGGTGGAGCTGCTGGACGACACGCACGTGCGCATCACGCGGCTGGTCGAGGGTCCGCGCGAACTGGTGTGGCGCGCCCACTTCGAGCCCGACCTCATCCGGCAGTGGATGCTCGGCCCGGACGGGTGGGAGATGACCGAGTGCGTGTCGGCGACCGAGGTCGGCCAGTCGTACCGGAACTCCTGGGCCCCGGTGGGCGACACCGAGGGTGAGCCGTTCGGCTTCGAGGGGGAGGCGCTGCTGATCGACGCCCCGAAGCGCGCGGTCACCACGGAGCGCATGCAGGGCATGCCGACCGAGACGCTCAACGACCTCAACCTCTACGAGGAGGACGCCGCGACCCTCGTCACGGTGCTCATCGAGTACCCGGACAAGGAGACGCGGGACATGATCCTCGCCACCGGCATGGCCGACGGCATGGAGGCCTCGTTCGCGCGGCTGGAGCGGCAGCTGCTGTCCGTCTGA
- a CDS encoding flavin monoamine oxidase family protein produces MRITRRTLLLGAGAGVVSVLLASCTPEPEPTPTPTRTREPEPPPGVPAPSGSIRSTWTTDPFARGAASFTPVGVLAATRTALTKPVDDRLFFAGEATDDEAPGTVRGALRSGRRAARELTVAAEDGERVAVIGAGIAGATAAAQLAEDGLQVTVFEARDRVGGRILSRMDDDWPVPVQLGAWLFGEADAELLETIDEGDGDLVDLEGARWRSAEGEVEPVDQQPVQAAVTTAQAAPQDSSVADALVAAGIDPEDPATAALLALLAARTGADAADLSSWFAPPLPDTALQGVGDDLTPFIESTLDGVKVGLSSPVTRLAWDDSGVSVRLGTGEALSFDRVLLTVPLGVLQEQGIEFDPPLPFDNRGAVSALGMGAIETVWLRWDEPFWDGDESIWHAVGADIAIPTWINLRPSTGENVLVGIVGGAAARDFAELGDAEAVEAALASLAFYA; encoded by the coding sequence ATGAGGATCACGCGCCGTACCCTGCTCCTCGGCGCCGGAGCCGGTGTCGTCTCGGTGCTTCTCGCCTCCTGCACGCCGGAGCCGGAACCGACGCCGACCCCCACCCGCACGCGCGAACCCGAGCCGCCGCCCGGAGTCCCCGCCCCGAGCGGGAGCATCCGCAGCACGTGGACCACCGATCCGTTCGCCCGAGGCGCCGCGAGCTTCACTCCCGTGGGGGTGCTCGCCGCGACCCGCACGGCGCTCACCAAGCCCGTCGACGACCGGCTCTTCTTCGCGGGCGAGGCGACCGATGACGAGGCGCCGGGTACCGTCCGCGGTGCCCTGCGCTCAGGCCGCCGTGCCGCCCGCGAGCTCACCGTCGCCGCGGAGGACGGCGAGCGGGTGGCCGTGATCGGCGCCGGGATCGCCGGGGCGACCGCTGCCGCGCAGCTCGCGGAGGACGGCTTGCAGGTGACGGTGTTCGAAGCGCGCGACCGCGTCGGTGGCCGCATCCTCTCCCGGATGGACGACGACTGGCCGGTTCCGGTACAGCTCGGCGCCTGGCTGTTCGGCGAGGCCGACGCGGAGCTTCTCGAGACGATCGACGAGGGCGACGGGGACCTCGTCGACCTGGAGGGCGCACGGTGGCGATCCGCCGAGGGCGAGGTGGAGCCCGTCGATCAGCAGCCGGTGCAGGCCGCCGTGACCACGGCCCAGGCGGCCCCGCAGGACTCCTCGGTGGCGGACGCCCTGGTGGCCGCCGGCATCGACCCCGAGGATCCCGCGACCGCCGCGCTCCTCGCGCTCCTCGCCGCACGGACGGGTGCCGACGCCGCTGATCTGTCGAGCTGGTTCGCCCCGCCGCTGCCCGATACGGCGCTCCAGGGGGTCGGCGACGATCTGACCCCGTTCATCGAGAGCACCCTGGACGGGGTGAAGGTCGGACTCAGCTCTCCGGTCACCCGCCTCGCCTGGGACGACAGCGGCGTGAGCGTGCGCCTCGGCACCGGGGAGGCCCTCTCCTTCGACCGGGTGCTGCTGACGGTGCCCCTCGGGGTGCTGCAGGAGCAGGGTATCGAGTTCGATCCGCCGCTGCCGTTCGACAACCGTGGTGCCGTGTCCGCGCTCGGCATGGGTGCCATCGAGACGGTGTGGCTCCGATGGGACGAACCGTTCTGGGACGGCGACGAGTCCATCTGGCACGCGGTCGGTGCGGACATCGCGATCCCCACGTGGATCAACCTCCGCCCGTCAACCGGTGAGAACGTGCTCGTCGGGATCGTGGGCGGTGCGGCGGCGCGGGACTTCGCAGAGCTCGGGGACGCCGAGGCCGTCGAGGCGGCGCTCGCGTCCCTGGCTTTCTACGCCTGA
- a CDS encoding Pr6Pr family membrane protein, with product MKKRTVFGLLRLTAAAVCLIALVHRLAWGLASNTIASQNFFAYLTNQSNIAFVVLLTVAGVLALRRAQDPRWLTVALALVLTWTITAGLVFAILVWQAGVRGIRIDVPWSDQVLHFWLPAVTVAAWALAPGHRSVPWRVIPVTLAYPVLWGVATLIRGPLIGWYPYYFLDPRQVSGPVEFTVSCAIALAVFAAVATALVLISRLPDPWDSAHSEPSPEDSAPTEAPRETVQA from the coding sequence GTGAAGAAGCGCACCGTCTTCGGCCTGCTCCGGCTCACCGCCGCCGCCGTCTGCCTCATCGCGCTCGTCCACCGCCTGGCGTGGGGACTCGCGTCGAACACCATCGCGAGCCAGAACTTCTTCGCGTACCTGACCAATCAGTCGAACATCGCCTTCGTCGTTCTCCTGACCGTCGCCGGAGTCCTCGCGCTGCGCCGGGCTCAGGACCCGCGCTGGCTCACCGTGGCCCTCGCGCTCGTCCTCACCTGGACCATCACCGCAGGGCTCGTGTTCGCGATCCTCGTCTGGCAGGCCGGCGTCCGGGGGATCCGCATCGACGTGCCGTGGTCGGACCAGGTCCTGCACTTCTGGCTCCCCGCGGTGACGGTCGCCGCCTGGGCCCTGGCTCCCGGGCATCGCTCGGTGCCGTGGCGGGTGATCCCGGTGACCCTGGCCTACCCGGTGCTGTGGGGCGTCGCGACGCTCATCCGCGGACCGCTGATCGGCTGGTACCCGTACTACTTCCTCGACCCGCGACAGGTGAGCGGTCCGGTCGAGTTCACGGTCTCCTGTGCCATCGCGCTGGCGGTCTTCGCGGCTGTGGCGACCGCACTCGTGCTCATCAGCCGCCTGCCCGACCCGTGGGACAGTGCTCATTCGGAGCCGTCACCCGAGGACAGCGCCCCGACCGAGGCCCCGCGCGAGACGGTTCAGGCGTAG
- a CDS encoding MauE/DoxX family redox-associated membrane protein: MSTPRTIGRIFLGASLVFAGISHLTFAREEFQAQVPESLPLDPDTTVLASGVAEVALGSALLLARRRRRRTVGTVAALFFAAVFPGNVAQWMHHRDGFGLDTDMKRFVRLFFQPALIALALWSTRAPRR; the protein is encoded by the coding sequence ATGTCGACTCCCCGCACCATCGGCCGGATCTTCCTCGGCGCCTCGCTCGTGTTCGCGGGGATCTCCCACCTCACGTTCGCCCGGGAGGAGTTCCAGGCGCAGGTGCCGGAATCGCTGCCGCTCGATCCGGACACCACGGTCCTCGCGTCCGGTGTCGCCGAGGTCGCGCTCGGCTCCGCTCTGCTCCTGGCCCGCCGCCGCCGCCGTCGTACGGTCGGCACCGTCGCCGCGCTCTTCTTCGCAGCGGTCTTCCCCGGCAACGTGGCGCAGTGGATGCACCATCGGGACGGTTTCGGTCTCGACACCGACATGAAGCGCTTCGTGCGATTGTTCTTCCAGCCGGCCCTCATCGCATTGGCCCTGTGGTCCACGCGCGCCCCGCGCCGCTGA